The genomic interval GGCTTTCCACACCCTGAAGGACCTCCGGTCCCTACGCATCAACAACAACAAGTTCACCACCCTTGCAGAGGGTATCTTCGATTCGCTTAGTTCCCTCTCCCACCTGCAGATCTACAACAACCCCTTTGAGTGCTCCTGCAAGCTCCAGTGGTTGAAGACGTGGATGGACAGCACGCTCATCTCCATCCCCGAGAAGGACTCCATCACTTGCGCCCTCCCAGAGCAGCTCCGAGGAGTGCCGGTGGGGAAGATCCCAGACGTGCAGTGCACCTCGCCTACCGTGCAGCTCACCTATTACCCCAACCTGGACACCACGGAGCTCTTTGATGGCTTCACCCTGACGCTGCACTGTGCCGTGACGGGCACCCCCCTGCCCGAAGTGAGCTGGAAGATCCGCACCTCCAGCCAAATCCTGGAGCTCAACGGGAACCCGAAGGAGAGCGCCGGGAAGGACCTTCCCAAACAGGACCCCGAGCGCTTCTTGGTCTTCAAGAACGGTACGTTGGTGATTCCTCACCTGAGCAAGCGGGAAGAAGGCACCTACACCTGCCTGGCCACCAACGAAATGGGGAGCAACCAGACCTCAGTCAACGTGGCTGTGGCAGGCGCGCAGAAATACCCGCTGCAGCCCGGGAGGGACCCGCTGGGGGGTAAAGCACAGCCAGGCGACAAGAAGCCTGGGGCCAAGGGAGCAAAGAACAGTGTGCTCATGCCAGATGACAGGAACAAACCCCTTGGTCCCACCCGGCAGAGCCAACCATTCTTGGCAGCCGGGACAGAGTCCACGGGAGATGGGCAAGTCCCCTTCCAGCTTCCCCCCTTTGAGAAGAAGTGTGGCTCCACACAAACCAGCAAGTACATTTCCAACCACGCCTTCAACCAGAGTGGCGACTTCAAGCAGCACACGTTCGACCTCGGGGTGATCGCCTTAGATGTGTCGGAGCGCGATGCCCGGGTGCAGCTGACGCCCACCTACATGCAGCCTGAGAAAGTCCACCTCAGGATGCTCTACCTGTGCCAGGAGAGCAGCCAGGGCCACGCCTTGGTCCAGTGGTCCAAGATCGAGGAAGGGGTGAACTCGTACTGGTTCCAGGGCTTGGACCCCGGCACCAACTACTCCGTGTGTCTCACCTACCTGGGGGAGGACTGCCAGGTCCAAGTGGTCTTCACCACCAAAAAAGAGATCCCCTCGCTCATCATCATTGTAGTCGTGAGCATCTTCTTGCTGGTGCTGGCCACCTTACCCCTGATGGGGGCCACGTGGTGCCACCTCCTCTCCAAGTACCAAGGGAAGACCTACAAGCTCATCATGAAGGCCCAGAACCCGGACCAGATGGAGAAGCACATGGCCGCTGACTTTGACCCCCGCGCCTCCTACCTGGAGTCCGAGAAGAACTACAATCCCAGCGAGGTGGGGGAAGCGGACGTGGAGGAAGAAGacgaggaggacgaggaggatGATGAAGGAGgcaggcggaggaggaggagagaagccGAAGGGGCTCCGGAGCTGGAGCGAGAGGAGAGCGTGGCAGCCAGCTCCATGGCGGAGTCGCAATCCAAAGCCAACGGCGAGGAGTTCGAGGTCCGCTCCGAGTACAGCGACAAGCTGCCGCTGGGCGCCGAGGCCGTCACCATCTCCCAAGAGATCAACGGCAACTACCGGCAGCGCCCACGCTGagcctccccgccccccccccccccccccccccccgtccccaccTCCCCtggtcccccccaccccgcctccCGGGGCACCGCCGCTGCTTTTCCTCCGAGGAAAGACCGAAGCATCCTCAGCGACGCCCgcctgtccttcctcctcctcctcttcctcctccctcaggCGGCAGGTCCCCGGGGAAGGGACTTCGCCCCGGGGATGCTCGATGCGGGCGGGACGTTTCTCCCACGATTTCGTTTCCGTTTTGGGTACCGGCCGTCCATCGCTCCCGGCTCGGCGACACCATCACAACGATTGCCGGTCCTCCGCCCGCCTCTGCCCTCCGTTCGCCCcgtattttcttcccccttaaaggaaaaaaacgaaaaaaagggaaaaaaagggtaaaagaaaaaagcccgACAtcccaaaaccttttttttttttttctggaaacgGTTCAGTCCCCGGTGAGTCCCCTCCGCTCCCCGGTCCGGTCCT from Aquila chrysaetos chrysaetos chromosome 5, bAquChr1.4, whole genome shotgun sequence carries:
- the ISLR2 gene encoding immunoglobulin superfamily containing leucine-rich repeat protein 2 gives rise to the protein MAPLLSLWLMALLGLARACPDPCACVDKYAHQFADCAYKDLQVVPTGLPSNVTTLSLSANKITSLQRRSFVEVTQVTSLWLAHNEIRSIEPGTFAILVQLKNLDISHNQIVDFPWQDLYNLSALQLLKMNNNHMALVPQGAFHTLKDLRSLRINNNKFTTLAEGIFDSLSSLSHLQIYNNPFECSCKLQWLKTWMDSTLISIPEKDSITCALPEQLRGVPVGKIPDVQCTSPTVQLTYYPNLDTTELFDGFTLTLHCAVTGTPLPEVSWKIRTSSQILELNGNPKESAGKDLPKQDPERFLVFKNGTLVIPHLSKREEGTYTCLATNEMGSNQTSVNVAVAGAQKYPLQPGRDPLGGKAQPGDKKPGAKGAKNSVLMPDDRNKPLGPTRQSQPFLAAGTESTGDGQVPFQLPPFEKKCGSTQTSKYISNHAFNQSGDFKQHTFDLGVIALDVSERDARVQLTPTYMQPEKVHLRMLYLCQESSQGHALVQWSKIEEGVNSYWFQGLDPGTNYSVCLTYLGEDCQVQVVFTTKKEIPSLIIIVVVSIFLLVLATLPLMGATWCHLLSKYQGKTYKLIMKAQNPDQMEKHMAADFDPRASYLESEKNYNPSEVGEADVEEEDEEDEEDDEGGRRRRRREAEGAPELEREESVAASSMAESQSKANGEEFEVRSEYSDKLPLGAEAVTISQEINGNYRQRPR